In Triticum aestivum cultivar Chinese Spring chromosome 5B, IWGSC CS RefSeq v2.1, whole genome shotgun sequence, the following proteins share a genomic window:
- the LOC123114375 gene encoding ribosomal protein S3, mitochondrial has translation MARKGNPISVRLDLNRSSDPSRFSDYYYGKSLYQDVNLRSYFSSIRPPTKLALGFRLGRCIILHFPKRTFIHFFLPGRSPRLKRKQDKKSRPVLQEKGWWPTFGKVGPIGCLHSSEGTEEERNEVRGRGAGKRVESIDREKQNEIRIWPKKMQRYGYHDRSPSRKKNFDKSLRVSGAFKRPQYAGVVYDIPFLMGNAASLLKRNRIKLFLPKKSRSDGPTSHLLKRTLPAVRPSLNYSVMQYFFNTKNKMHFDPVLVLNHFVAPGVAEPSTMGGAKGGSLDKRIRSRIAFFLESSTSEKKCLARAKKRLIHFIRQADDLRFAGTTKTTISLFPFFGATFFFPRDGVGVYNNPFFEYARKQLLAQFRIKCRNLMGKDKVMELIEKFIDLGRIGKLIKGIEMMIEIILRKRIIPYGYNSYLNEVQKMRSFLSNRTNTNTLIESVKIKSVYQSASLIAQDISFQLRNNPISFRSIFSKIVKDIPLIMPKGVEGIRICCSGRLGGAEIARTECGKYGKTSCNVFNQKIDYAPAEVSTRNGISGVKVRISYSQNKKGRAISETYEI, from the exons ATGGCACGAAAAGGAAATCCAATTTCGGTAAGACTTGATCTGAATCGTAGTTCAGATCCAAGTCGGTTCAGTGA TTATTATTATGGTAAATCATTGTATCAAGATGTCAATCTTAGATCTTATTTTAGTTCGATACGTCCACCTACGAAACTCGCCCTTGGCTTTCGTCTCGGTAGGTGTATTATTCTACATTTTCCCAAAAGGACATTCATTCATTTCTTTCTTCCCGGGCGATCACCACGACTAAAACGAAAACAAGACAAGAAATCAAGACCCGTACTACAGGAAAAGGGCTGGTGGCCGACATTTGGGAAAGTCGGGCCGATCGGGTGTCTTCATTCAAGCGAGGGTACAGAGGAAGAACGAAACGAAGTGAGAGGCCGGGGGGCAGGGAAAAGAGTCGAGTCGATCGACCGGGAGAAGCAAAACGAAATCCGGATTTGGCCGAAAAAGATGCAACGTTATGGATACCATGACCGATCACCATCGAGAAAGAAGAATTTTGATAAATCACTTCGGGTGAGCGGGGCCTTCAAGCGGCCTCAATACGCCGGGGTTGTATATGACATACCTTTCCTTATGGGAAATGCCGCCTCCTTACTAAAAAGGAATAGAATCAAGTTATTTTTACCAAAGAAGTCCCGCTCTGACGGCCCGACGAGTCATCTACTAAAAAGGACCCTCCCCGCTGTGCGCCCCTCCTTGAATTATTCGGTCATGCAATACTTTTTTAATACTAAGAATAAAATGCATTTCGACCCCGTCCTAGTTCTCAATCATTTCGTGGCACCGGGTGTGGCTGAACCATCTACGATGGGGGGAGCGAAGGGAGGAAGCTTAGATAAGAGAATACGCTCTCGCATCGCTTTTTTTTTAGAAAGCTCTACCAGCGAGAAAAAGTGTTTGGCCCGAGccaaaaagaggttgatccacttcaTTCGCCAAGCGGATGATCTTCGCTTCGCGGGAACAACAAAAACCACCATATCGCTCTTTCCTTTCTTCGGTGCTACCTTCTTTTTTCCAAGGGATGGGGTTGGGGTGTATAATAACCCTTTTTTTGAGTATGCCCGGAAACAACTCCTAGCTCAATTTAGGATCAAATGTAGGAACCTCATGGGTAAGGATAAGGTAATGGAATTGATAGAGAAATTCATAGACCTAGGTAGGATAGGAAAATTGATAAAGGGAATAGAGATGATGATAGAGATCATACTGAGAAAGAGGATAATTCCGTACGGGTACAACTCTTATTTGAACGAAGTGCAAAAAATGCGATCTTTTTTGTCTAATAGAACAAACACTAATACCTTAATTGAGTCGGTAAAGATCAAATCTGTTTATCAAAGTGCTTCTCTGATTGCTCAAGACATCTCTTTTCAACTGAGGAACAATCCAATCTCATTTCGTTCCATTTTTAGTAAAATAGTGAAGGATATTCCATTAATAATGCCAAAAGGGGTGGAGGGGATACGTATTTGTTGTTCTGGTCGATTAGGGGGTGCGGAAATAGCTAGAACTGAATGCGGAAAGTATGGAAAAACATCTTGTAATGTATTTAACCAGAAAATCGATTATGCTCCTGCGGAAGTATCTACTCGTAATGGAATTTCAGGTGTCAAAGTGCGGATCTCATATAGTCAAAATAAGAAGGGACGTGCTATATCCGAAACGTACGAAatatag